The DNA sequence GGGAAAAAGATACCCTTCCAATCTATTTTTTCTTTCAGGCAAATCTTTTAAGAAAGGATAGTCAAATTCGCCATTTTCCGCTAATTGTATAAATTTTTCCTTATCGATCAACTTCTCGTTAGCTAGCTTTTCTACAATTTGCTTAAACTCATAACCTTCCGGAATGGTAAACTTTTTAGTTTCTTTTTTTGCCACATTTTTTTGCAGCTCTGACATAATAGCCTCATAGTCCATTGATGTGTTCAAACGATGAATCCCCTGCTGATACTTACCATCATAACGTTTTACTCTAGATACCACTCTAAAAAGGATTGGATATTTAATTAGACCCTTCTCTTTTAAAATCATTGCAATATCCTGAGTAGTAGCACCTTTAGGAATTTCTACCTCTACTGTCCTGTTTTCCACATCTCTCTTTTGGTTAAAGCTATCAGGGTCTTTAACATACTGGTAGCCTATTTTGAAGGCATACTTCCCTGCAATTACACATGAAACGATAATAATGCACATTAAGGTGAATTTGATGAAAAAGCTGAAAAACTTGTTTACATTTCCGGTCTTCCTTGTTGGTTCAGGAGATAAGTCCATCACCACACCTCCTTATCTTTTGCTTTTAGCTCTCATTTCATGGTTGAGAATTTTTTTCCTCAGTCTGATATTCTTAGGAGTAACTTCAACCAATTCATCATCAGCAATAAACTCCAATGACTGTTCCAAACTTAAAACTGTCGCCGGCGTTAACCTGAGTGCCTCTTCAGAACCGGCCGCTCTCATATTGGTAACGTGCTTTTTCTTGCATACATTGACCGTAATATCCTCCAGACGGGAATTTTCCCCTACTACCATCCCCTCATATACTTTAGTACCGGGGGTAATAAATAATGTCCCTCTTTCTTGAGCATTATATAATCCATAGGTGGTAGCTTCTCCTGTTTCAAAAGCAATGAGTGAACCCCGCTGTCTTCCCTGTATATCACCCTTATAGGGTTCATAGCCATAAAAAATATGATTCATTATCCCATTACCTTTTGTATCCGTCATAAACTCAGACCTGTAACCAATTAATCCTCTTGCAGGAATTTTAAATTCCAATCGCATATACCCCGAATTAGCGGATGTCATATTAATCATCTCAGCTTTTCTCATCCCTATTTTTTCCATAACTACTCCCATATATTCTTCGGGCACATCTATGATTAACAATTCAATTGGCTCATGAATTTCACCATTGACTTCCTTATTGATTACTACCGGCTTTGATACTTGGAATTCATAACCCTGCCTTCTCATCGTTTCAATCAAAATTGAGAGATGAAGTTCACCTCTCCCCGAAACCTTAAAAGAATCCGCAGAATCGGTTTCTTCTACTTTCAAGCTCACATTGGTTTCAGTCTCTTTAAACAACCTTTCCCTTAAATGTCTTGATGTTACAAAAATTCCTTCTTTGCCTGCAAAGGGACTATTGTTGACACTAAATGTCATAGATATGGTTGGCTCATCAATTTGAACAAATGGCAGGGGTTCCGGATGACCTGCATCACAAATGGTCTCTCCAATATTAATGTCACTAATCCCCGATACAGCAATAATATCCCCCAGTTTTGCACTTTCTACTTCTACTCTTTTTAACCCTTCAAACTGGTACAACCTGGTTATTTTCACATTGACATTGCTTCCATCTTTTTTGCATAATACAGCTTGTTGGCCATATTGTGCACTTCCCCGTTCTACTCTTCCTACCGCTATCCTGCCGATATATTCATCATATTCAATATTGGAAACAAGTATCTGCAGAGGCTGTTCCATTTCACCTTTAGGAGCTGGAACATGGTTAACAATCATTTCAAATAGAGGCAGCAGGTTTTCCCCTTTTGCCTCCGGTTCCACCACAGCATAGCCATCACGGGCAGATGCATACACCACCGGAAATTCCAACTGATCTTCATCCGCACCCAATTCAATGAAAAGCTCAAGTATTTCATCCACTACTTCGTAAGGTCTTGCCCCGGGACGGTCGATCTTGTTTACTACTACAATTGGCTTAAGGTTGAGGCTTAACGCCTTTCTAAGAACAAATCTGGTTTGCGGCATGCATCCTTCAAAGGCATCTACCAATAAGAGTACTCCGTCCACCATTTTAAGGACACGTTCTACTTCGCCTCCAAAGTCAGCGTGCCCCGGAGTGTCTACAATGTTGATTTTTATTCCTTTATACATCACCGAAGTGTTTTTGGAAAGTATGGTAATTCCCCTTTCCCTTTCCAAATCATTGGAGTCCATAACTCTTTCCTGTACCTGTTCATTTGCCCTGAAAATACCGCTTTGCTTTAATAATCCATCCACTAAAGTAGTTTTTCCATGGTCAACATGTGCAATAATGGCTATATTTCTTACATCTTCTCTTATTTGCATTGATTACTTTTCACCCTTAAATGATTAGTATATATTAACTCTTCCATTTTAGCCTAACCAAAAGAAAGTGTCAATTAAAATAAAAAGCCCTTGCTTAGAGGGCATCAATCTTTCTTTATATTATGTTTAAACGCGTAAATTGCAGCCTGCGTCCTATCGGACACATTTAACTTTT is a window from the Petroclostridium xylanilyticum genome containing:
- the mltG gene encoding endolytic transglycosylase MltG; the protein is MDLSPEPTRKTGNVNKFFSFFIKFTLMCIIIVSCVIAGKYAFKIGYQYVKDPDSFNQKRDVENRTVEVEIPKGATTQDIAMILKEKGLIKYPILFRVVSRVKRYDGKYQQGIHRLNTSMDYEAIMSELQKNVAKKETKKFTIPEGYEFKQIVEKLANEKLIDKEKFIQLAENGEFDYPFLKDLPERKNRLEGYLFPDTYEVYADATEEDIIRKMLEQFEKEFKQQYYERAKELGMTVDQVVILASMIEREAKLDKERPLVSAVFHNRLKSKDYPFLQSCATVQYILGERKEILSVEDTKIPSPYNTYINPGLPPGPIASPGRESIRAALYPADVDYMFFVANSDGSHIYSKTYNEHLKAMKRVK
- the typA gene encoding translational GTPase TypA, whose protein sequence is MQIREDVRNIAIIAHVDHGKTTLVDGLLKQSGIFRANEQVQERVMDSNDLERERGITILSKNTSVMYKGIKINIVDTPGHADFGGEVERVLKMVDGVLLLVDAFEGCMPQTRFVLRKALSLNLKPIVVVNKIDRPGARPYEVVDEILELFIELGADEDQLEFPVVYASARDGYAVVEPEAKGENLLPLFEMIVNHVPAPKGEMEQPLQILVSNIEYDEYIGRIAVGRVERGSAQYGQQAVLCKKDGSNVNVKITRLYQFEGLKRVEVESAKLGDIIAVSGISDINIGETICDAGHPEPLPFVQIDEPTISMTFSVNNSPFAGKEGIFVTSRHLRERLFKETETNVSLKVEETDSADSFKVSGRGELHLSILIETMRRQGYEFQVSKPVVINKEVNGEIHEPIELLIIDVPEEYMGVVMEKIGMRKAEMINMTSANSGYMRLEFKIPARGLIGYRSEFMTDTKGNGIMNHIFYGYEPYKGDIQGRQRGSLIAFETGEATTYGLYNAQERGTLFITPGTKVYEGMVVGENSRLEDITVNVCKKKHVTNMRAAGSEEALRLTPATVLSLEQSLEFIADDELVEVTPKNIRLRKKILNHEMRAKSKR